The genome window CAGGGGGCGGATGCAATTGTAGAGCTTTCTACCCTAACAGGGGCCTGTGTGGTGGCGCTGGGTGAAAAAGTAGCTGGTCTGTTTTCCAACGATGCCCGTTGGGGACGTGAGGTGCAGGAGGCAGCTGAGCGAGTAGGGGAAAAAGTCTGGCCCTTGCCGATGGAAGAGGAGTACCTCGAGGCCCTCAAGTCTAACACCGCCGATATCAAAAACACCCATGGACGAAGCCGTTCGGGAGGGGCTATTACTGCAGCACTCTTTTTGGCAGAATTCACTGAGAAACCACTGGTACACCTGGATATTGCGGGGCCTGCTTATACCGAAAAAAACCATGACCTGGGGCCAGCAGGTGGTACTGGGTTTGGTGTTCGAACCTTAGTTGAATTGCTCGATACCACTGTAGCAGACTAGGGCAGTTTTTGAAAAAAACCAGATGCTGTTAGTTCGTCAGCGAATGGTGGCGAACTAGCCCGACCAAAGTTATCCGCGTTGAGGCAGGCGATACCCGCCTCTTGGGACGGGATACGCTTTCAGACGTACGGCAGATGCGTCTCACTCCGGCAGGTATGTGGGCCTCTATGTGTCTGGTAAGCTAGCCACATCACGACTCTGAAGACTGCTCTAAAGCGATTTGGGTGCTACTGGCATCCAGGACAAACGCCCCGTAGCTCTAGGCGGGCTTCTTCTATAAACCAACCATTTTTGGTTTCTACAGCTTTTTTGATGGGCTCAGGATTGAATTCAGGTAGATCTTTTGCCAAAACATCCTCTACGCTTCCGCACTGCAGGCAAAAAAGATGGTGGTGGCGTTCATTGAAGCCATCGTAGCGAGTATTACCTTTTTGGTCTTTGAATTCCCACAACAGGCTGGCTTCGCGCAACACCTGGAGATTAAGATAGACGGTCGAAAGCCCAATATCGTACCCCCTTTTTTTGAGACCCTGATACAGCTCCTCGGGTGTCGGATGAGTGTTTTTGTGATCAAGGTAAGCCAGTATGCGTTCTCTGGGTAGAGTATGGCGAAGCCCCAATGCTTTTAGGCGCGCTCGGTAGCTTTCCCGCTCTTTGGTCTTGGCCATTTTTGCCTCCGTGTGTAAGTTATCAAATTATAAAACATTTTCAGAAAGTGAGCACTATTGAGTTTTTGTCCAGCTCTCGATGGCCTGCCTGCTGAGATCCCATCTGTAAACCTGACCAGACATGGCCCGAACAGCTCCTTTGTTGAGAGTAATACTACCTAGACGCAAGAGATGGAGATGATATACTAATTCCATTGTGGAGAAGCCAGTTTATCGTTTTTTGCACCTGATATTTGCGCTGGGAACGCTACATGTATTGCTTTTGATTGCCTTGGAGCTTCAACGAAATTTTCAGACACGCAACCAGATTTTGCAGATGCAGACTCGTCTGGAGCAACTTGAGTTGCGTAACCAAAAGCTAGATATTGAGCTTCAACTTGCCGCCGACCCCCGCTACCGCGAGGGCTTGATTCGCCAAATGGGCTATGTGCATAAGGACGAACTGCTTTTACCGATCGCGACAACTAACCACTTTCCTTCGAACTAAATCGAATCCTTTACTGAAGCCTATACAGGGTTGATGCAGATAAAACGGGTTTTGTGTTGGATGATGCCGTGGTGTTCAATTTCATCGCAATACCGCATAGTATAAAGATCGTATATGCTTGAACAGCTAACGGAACTGCTTCTCGAGGACGAAGCACTAACCGATGGGCTCTCGGATGAAGAAGCTAGCGAATTACTGGGCTGGCTCATTGGCATTGCGGAGAGCCTCGAGGCGGAGTCTGGCGAGATGCCGCAAGCATACATAAGCCAGTTGAAGCAGTTTGGGCGCGAAATTGCTCGGATATCTAGTCGCTACAAAGTTCCAGTGCAGGAGCTAATAGATCTGGTCGAGCTTGCCTGGGAAGAGCCTAATGAGACATTGTCCCCCAAGCCCATGCGGGCATGAGAATTTGTAAGGCAGTACACCCTTTGCTACGCCGTTGGTCGGGGATAGCACTAAAGACAAAATACGGTGCAACACGACTATCTTACTAGTTTGTCGGCGTATCCGGTAGTATAGGCGGGATGGTCAAACATTAAGAATTCTTAATGTCTTTTGGTGCAAATGTAACGCGCCTATAACGGCTGATGGTTTAACCTACAAGCATGAGTAGGGAGCTTATATTACAGATTGCATTTGACAAAACCCGACCCCCTCGGGTTCGGCCTCATCCGATGGGCAGTGGGCGTATCTCGTTGCGCAATTGGCTTTTACCTGCCCCCATTGAGTTTAGCGGTGGTATTGCGCCACGTGCCCAGGTGCGCTTTAGACACCTCGCTTAAGTTGTGTCCCCCTGGCAACTGCCACCGCGCCTCCCGGTGGCAGTTGATTTTTTGCATATTTGCCGCTAGAGCTTTGTAGGTACAATGATTAGAAATGCGGGCCAGAATGCTGGTGGAATGGAGTCTTGGGAGCGCTAATAGATATACCTGGAGGTCGTGTCAAGATTTATGTGTAGCAGTCTGTGTAGAGGGGAAGTACCGCTCCTTCAGCATCTGTTCTAGCATCTCCTTTGCCTCGGCAAAGCCTCTGAGTGTACGCTCTGTCCATTTGCCCTCCTGCCTTTCGCTCTCCAGATACAGCACTTTGAACACCGCCTCCGTTGTAGGAAACTTGTGATCCCGTACCTTGGTACTGCGTCTTATCTCCCGGATAAACCGTTCCATCGGATTGGTGCTCCGAAGGTAGGGCCACAGCACCTTGGGATAGCCATAGAACCGCAGCAGCGCCGCGGAGTCCTCCCACCAACCGCTCACCAGCCGCGGGTACCTCGACCCCCAGGTTCGCCGCAGCCGCTCCAGGCCTTCCAGGGCTTCCTGTCGGCTTTCCGCCCGGTACACCCCGCGTAGATGCTCGGCCACCGCCCCCCGATCCCGTGCACGCACCTGTGCCAGGCTGGAGCGCACCATGTGCACCACGCAGCGCTGCCATTCGGCGCCGGGGTAGACCCTTTGGATGGCCGCCTCCATGCCGGGAAGGCCATCGGTCACGAAGAGCAAGACCCGCCGTAGGCCCCTTTGCCACAAGCCCTTCAACACCTCCTCCCAGGCCAGAGCGCTCTCTGCGGGCAGGAGCCAGAAGCCCAGCACCTGCCGCTCCCCGCTGGGGGTGATGCCCAGCGCCACATACACCGCCTCTTGCTGAACCCCCAGGTCGTCCCGCATGACCCTCAGAAACAGACCGTCCAGGTAGACCACGGCCAGTTCCTCCGGCAAAGGCCGCTGGCGGTACTGCTCCGCCGCCCGCAAGACCTGGTCGGTCAGGCTGCTAAGGGTCTCGTGGGTATAGCGGTGCCCCAGCAACAGGCTCAGCACCTCCGCCGCTTTGCGCTGCGTCACCCCGGCGGCATACAGGGCCACGGCCACCTCCCCCACGTCCACCAGGCGCCGGGCATAAGGTTCCAGGAAGCTGGGATAGTAGCACCCCTCGCGATCCCTGGGCATCTGGAGGTTCACTGAACCAAAGCGGGTCGAAAGCCGCCTGGGGTAGTAGCCGTTTTTGCGTCCTCCGTGTTCCCGCAAGAAGGCCTCCCGGTCGGCGTCCAGCAGAATCTGCAAGACCTCGGTGGCTGTTTCCCTTACCGCTTCGCGCAAAATCATCTGTAGGGTATCCTGATCCATGGGGTACCTCCTTGTTGATTGCGGTACCCCCTCTTTTTACACAAACCCCTACACATAATTCCTTACACGACCTACCTGGAACGGGCAATGCCTTGTGCCCAGGGAACCCCCTTGGCAGGCTGAATGGGGCTTACCACCGGTTAACTACGGCCTAATTCCGGATTGCTATAACCCAGCTGACCAAGGCGCCCTCGATGCAATTTGGGCTAATAGAGAGCCGATACCGGTTGGAACCTGGCTCGAGGGTCAGGTATTGGGTATGGTCTGGCTATGCGATGGGGATCACAAAATAATCCTGGGCGAACCTCAGAATCTCCCAAGCCTCGATCTCGATGCGCTCTGGCGTTGGTTTCGTGGTCGTCAACCCCGTTTGACGAATGCAGATGAAGCTGAGGCCTTTATTCATTCCTTAGAACTTTCTTAAAACAAAAACTTACCAAAGTTGCGTGGGTGCTTCCTGTTGACTCGAAACTGAGAGCGATTCACGGAGGGAGCCCGGCAATCCTCAAAAGCCAAAAAGCTGCACGTTGGGCCGGCTTGGAATGGGGTAGATTCTGCGACCAGAGAAGAGATAACACAAATCCGGAGCCTAAGCGACCCCGGTTTTTGTGTCCTGGAGTGGCGCGCCCGGGAGGACTCGAACCCCCGACCTACCGCTTAGAAGGCGGCTGCTCTATCCACTGAGCTACGGGCGCAAGAAAGCCCAAACTGGGCC of Meiothermus sp. contains these proteins:
- a CDS encoding Fur family transcriptional regulator; translation: MAKTKERESYRARLKALGLRHTLPRERILAYLDHKNTHPTPEELYQGLKKRGYDIGLSTVYLNLQVLREASLLWEFKDQKGNTRYDGFNERHHHLFCLQCGSVEDVLAKDLPEFNPEPIKKAVETKNGWFIEEARLELRGVCPGCQ
- a CDS encoding septum formation initiator family protein, which gives rise to MEKPVYRFLHLIFALGTLHVLLLIALELQRNFQTRNQILQMQTRLEQLELRNQKLDIELQLAADPRYREGLIRQMGYVHKDELLLPIATTNHFPSN
- a CDS encoding IS256 family transposase; the encoded protein is MDQDTLQMILREAVRETATEVLQILLDADREAFLREHGGRKNGYYPRRLSTRFGSVNLQMPRDREGCYYPSFLEPYARRLVDVGEVAVALYAAGVTQRKAAEVLSLLLGHRYTHETLSSLTDQVLRAAEQYRQRPLPEELAVVYLDGLFLRVMRDDLGVQQEAVYVALGITPSGERQVLGFWLLPAESALAWEEVLKGLWQRGLRRVLLFVTDGLPGMEAAIQRVYPGAEWQRCVVHMVRSSLAQVRARDRGAVAEHLRGVYRAESRQEALEGLERLRRTWGSRYPRLVSGWWEDSAALLRFYGYPKVLWPYLRSTNPMERFIREIRRSTKVRDHKFPTTEAVFKVLYLESERQEGKWTERTLRGFAEAKEMLEQMLKERYFPSTQTATHKS
- a CDS encoding inorganic diphosphatase; amino-acid sequence: MPREPPWQAEWGLPPVNYGLIPDCYNPADQGALDAIWANREPIPVGTWLEGQVLGMVWLCDGDHKIILGEPQNLPSLDLDALWRWFRGRQPRLTNADEAEAFIHSLELS